One segment of Saprospiraceae bacterium DNA contains the following:
- a CDS encoding aspartate carbamoyltransferase catalytic subunit, whose amino-acid sequence MLSTRHLIGIKNITEDDIRLIFETADNFKEVINRPIKKVPSLRDITVANLFFESSTRTRVSFELAERRLSADIVNFTASSSSVSKGETLLDTVNNILSMKVDMVVMRHPAPGACVYLSTRIPANIINAGDGTHEHPTQALLDAFSIREKLGDVAGKKIAIIGDILHSRVALSNVFCLKKLGAKVRVCGPPTLIPKHYGALGVEISHNVRDTLRWCDVANVLRIQLERQDIKYFPSLREYHQYFGITRQMLDELDREIVVMHPGPINRGVELSSDVADSPHSIILQQVENGVAVRMAVLYLLAGQR is encoded by the coding sequence ATGCTCTCCACACGCCACCTCATCGGCATCAAAAACATCACCGAAGACGACATTCGGCTCATCTTCGAGACGGCGGACAATTTCAAAGAAGTCATCAACCGCCCCATCAAAAAAGTGCCAAGCCTGCGCGACATCACGGTGGCCAATCTTTTTTTTGAAAGCAGCACACGCACCCGCGTCTCCTTCGAACTCGCCGAACGCCGCCTCAGCGCCGACATCGTCAACTTCACCGCCTCCTCATCCAGCGTCAGCAAAGGCGAGACCCTGCTCGACACGGTGAACAACATCCTCTCCATGAAAGTGGACATGGTGGTGATGCGCCACCCCGCGCCCGGTGCCTGTGTCTATCTCAGCACCCGCATCCCCGCCAACATCATCAACGCGGGCGACGGCACGCACGAACACCCCACCCAAGCCCTGCTCGACGCATTCTCCATCCGCGAAAAACTCGGCGACGTGGCAGGCAAAAAAATCGCCATCATAGGCGACATCCTGCACAGCCGTGTGGCGCTAAGCAATGTTTTTTGTCTGAAAAAACTCGGAGCAAAAGTCCGCGTGTGCGGCCCCCCGACCCTCATCCCCAAACACTATGGCGCACTCGGCGTCGAAATCAGCCACAACGTGCGCGACACCCTGCGCTGGTGCGACGTGGCCAACGTGCTGCGCATTCAACTTGAACGTCAGGACATCAAATACTTCCCCAGCCTCCGCGAATACCACCAATACTTCGGTATCACACGGCAAATGCTCGACGAACTCGACCGCGAAATCGTGGTGATGCACCCCGGCCCCATCAATCGCGGCGTGGAACTCAGCTCCGACGTGGCCGACAGCCCGCACAGCATCATCCTCCAACAAGTGGAAAACGGCGTGGCCGTGCGCATGGCCGTTTTGTATCTGCTGGCAGGGCAGCGGTAA
- the sigZ gene encoding RNA polymerase sigma factor SigZ: protein MNEIQNIWAEFHRALKGLIVKTVKDPNDADDILQDIFLKIMLHSDKIERADNLRHYLYGIARNATQDYFRKKNAPIAEPQLEETMPAEEPARSLNTAIAECCVRNFVAQLPDKYREALILTEFEALSQKELARRLGISYSGAKSRVQRGKEKLKELIVDCCAYESDRYGNLLDTGKKNCSC from the coding sequence ATGAACGAGATTCAAAACATTTGGGCAGAATTTCACCGCGCATTGAAGGGCTTGATTGTAAAAACGGTGAAAGACCCCAACGATGCGGACGATATTTTGCAAGACATTTTTCTGAAAATAATGCTCCACTCAGACAAAATCGAGCGAGCCGACAATCTGCGCCACTACCTCTATGGCATTGCCCGCAACGCAACGCAAGATTATTTCAGGAAAAAAAACGCGCCGATTGCCGAGCCGCAATTGGAAGAAACGATGCCAGCAGAAGAACCCGCACGTTCACTGAATACCGCAATCGCCGAATGCTGCGTGCGCAACTTTGTCGCGCAACTACCCGACAAATACCGGGAAGCCCTGATTCTGACCGAGTTCGAGGCACTTTCGCAAAAAGAACTGGCACGAAGGCTGGGCATTTCCTACTCGGGCGCAAAATCGCGCGTGCAACGCGGCAAGGAAAAATTGAAAGAACTGATTGTTGATTGTTGCGCCTACGAAAGCGACCGCTATGGCAACCTGCTTGACACAGGCAAAAAAAATTGCAGTTGCTGA
- a CDS encoding zinc-dependent metalloprotease produces MRIKLYPALLLLLVNLLSKDAFAQHPISETGTGCGYTGKSPWLEWYQANRANITQARGDNDTAWLYVPITIHLVGTSFGTGHYKMDQALRAVCEMNAQFAEGRIRFYLMPGDPVRYHNNSAWNDHQYFPGGDEMINANRLPNRMNVFVVSNPAGNCGYAWQDAIVIGVNCSGPGNTVWAHEAGHHLSLPHPFVGWEGFSWNYTQPAPAEIYGHPVEKTDTSNCYFSADGFCDTRPDYLNYRWPCNSEQQSIVIQRDPDGVQFRSDATLIMGYAYDACASRFTPEQIEAMRSNIYFEHSQYLQIFDPLPEIDDNATVHLISPVDSQTVHFKEITFTWDTVPGATMYNLEIGLAPNFNPKMYNQVHYNTTSVTVTGGIPNNRDILWRVRAYSEWDVCQPNTNAQIGVFKTKNLTSTNDLERVAVAELSPNPVSGGLPAVLNVSSDEYIEAVLAVHDAAGRLCQSQNVRLSPGDNRINIATERLNTGIFIVSLRNERGALVKRLAIAE; encoded by the coding sequence ATGCGAATCAAACTTTACCCCGCACTTTTGTTGTTGCTGGTCAATCTCTTGTCGAAAGATGCATTTGCGCAACATCCAATTTCCGAGACCGGCACGGGCTGTGGCTATACCGGGAAATCACCGTGGCTTGAATGGTATCAAGCAAACAGGGCGAACATCACCCAAGCCCGTGGCGACAATGACACGGCGTGGCTGTACGTCCCCATCACCATACATTTGGTAGGCACCAGTTTTGGAACAGGACACTACAAAATGGACCAAGCCTTGCGGGCGGTGTGCGAGATGAACGCTCAGTTTGCCGAAGGCCGGATTCGTTTTTATTTGATGCCGGGCGACCCCGTGCGCTATCACAACAACAGCGCGTGGAACGACCACCAATACTTTCCGGGCGGCGACGAAATGATAAATGCCAATAGGTTGCCCAATCGAATGAATGTGTTTGTGGTGTCGAACCCTGCGGGCAACTGCGGCTATGCTTGGCAAGACGCGATTGTGATTGGGGTCAATTGCTCCGGCCCCGGCAACACGGTATGGGCGCATGAGGCTGGCCATCATTTGTCGTTGCCGCACCCATTTGTGGGCTGGGAGGGTTTTTCTTGGAACTACACTCAACCCGCCCCCGCTGAAATATATGGCCACCCAGTGGAAAAAACGGACACCTCAAATTGCTACTTTTCCGCAGATGGCTTTTGCGACACGCGACCGGACTATCTGAACTATCGCTGGCCTTGCAACAGCGAGCAACAAAGCATCGTCATCCAACGCGACCCCGACGGGGTACAGTTCCGCTCCGACGCGACGCTTATCATGGGCTATGCTTATGATGCTTGCGCTTCCCGGTTCACCCCCGAGCAGATAGAGGCCATGCGTTCCAACATCTACTTTGAACATTCGCAGTATTTGCAAATTTTTGACCCACTGCCCGAAATTGATGACAACGCAACGGTGCATCTCATCAGCCCTGTGGACTCTCAGACTGTGCATTTCAAGGAAATCACTTTTACATGGGATACGGTGCCGGGTGCCACCATGTACAACCTTGAAATCGGGTTGGCGCCCAATTTCAACCCCAAAATGTATAATCAAGTCCACTACAACACTACCTCCGTGACGGTCACGGGTGGCATCCCCAACAATCGGGACATTTTGTGGCGGGTGCGGGCATATAGCGAGTGGGATGTGTGCCAACCCAACACCAATGCCCAAATAGGTGTTTTCAAAACCAAGAACCTGACATCCACCAATGACTTGGAGCGTGTGGCCGTGGCTGAACTATCGCCCAACCCCGTTTCGGGCGGGCTGCCAGCGGTATTGAATGTATCCTCCGATGAGTACATTGAGGCTGTGCTCGCGGTACACGATGCGGCAGGTCGGCTGTGCCAGTCTCAAAACGTTCGACTTTCTCCCGGCGACAACCGCATCAACATTGCAACGGAAAGGCTCAACACGGGGATTTTTATCGTCTCGCTCCGCAACGAACGGGGAGCGTTGGTAAAACGCCTTGCTATCGCGGAGTAA
- a CDS encoding PIG-L family deacetylase, with product MKILYVFPHPDDESFGPGGAIHKQVQEGNQVFLLTLTKGGATKVRHQLRLTIEEMGEVRVREMQKVKQTLGIAEMKILDYPDGGLAKIDPIELEKEVKSWITTFRPDVVVTYPVHGGSGHHDHIALHHAVKRLFFEKANGPRFWRRLALFTVVDTGLPMFLEGGIPRVTWTKPEDIAVTVELGEENIEAMKNALSCYETYQEMVKTTNVVERIGSRTHFELVNEQPPHLLASLTEALENCPEDCCTAPDNHCSRAGRAGCC from the coding sequence ATGAAAATCCTCTATGTCTTTCCGCATCCCGACGACGAATCGTTCGGGCCCGGCGGAGCCATTCACAAGCAAGTTCAGGAAGGAAACCAAGTTTTTTTGCTCACACTCACCAAAGGCGGCGCTACCAAAGTGCGGCATCAACTCAGATTGACCATCGAGGAAATGGGTGAGGTGAGAGTGCGGGAAATGCAAAAAGTGAAACAAACGCTCGGCATTGCCGAAATGAAAATACTGGACTATCCCGACGGGGGGCTGGCGAAAATTGACCCTATCGAACTCGAAAAAGAAGTGAAAAGTTGGATTACAACCTTTCGCCCCGATGTGGTGGTCACATACCCCGTGCACGGCGGCAGCGGGCACCACGACCACATCGCCCTCCATCATGCGGTGAAACGGTTGTTCTTCGAAAAAGCAAACGGACCCCGCTTTTGGCGCCGGTTGGCACTGTTCACAGTCGTGGACACAGGCTTGCCCATGTTCCTCGAAGGCGGCATCCCGAGGGTGACGTGGACAAAACCGGAAGACATCGCGGTGACCGTCGAATTGGGCGAGGAAAATATCGAAGCCATGAAAAACGCCCTAAGCTGCTACGAAACCTATCAGGAAATGGTCAAAACGACCAACGTCGTCGAGCGAATCGGCAGCCGCACCCATTTTGAACTGGTGAACGAGCAGCCCCCTCACCTGCTTGCTTCGCTCACAGAAGCCCTGGAAAACTGCCCCGAAGACTGCTGCACAGCCCCCGACAACCATTGCTCGCGTGCTGGGCGCGCCGGTTGTTGCTGA
- the pyrR gene encoding bifunctional pyr operon transcriptional regulator/uracil phosphoribosyltransferase PyrR, whose product MSTGKTLLTRERFALTLERLCHQLLEDWDDFSNACIVGIQPRGTLLSNRVHERLTQLTGNQSIEYGKLDITFFRDDFRMTDTPLTPHPNEIDFLVGGKRVLLIDDVLYTGRTISAALAALQHYGRPDAVELLVLVDRRFNRELPIQPDYFGIAVDALDEAYIKVRWQETHGDDEILLFENKPK is encoded by the coding sequence ATGTCAACCGGAAAAACGCTCCTCACCCGCGAACGCTTCGCGCTCACCCTCGAACGGCTCTGTCACCAGCTGCTCGAGGATTGGGACGATTTTTCCAACGCCTGCATCGTCGGCATCCAGCCGCGTGGCACCCTGCTCTCCAATCGAGTCCACGAACGCCTGACACAGCTCACCGGCAACCAATCCATTGAATACGGAAAACTCGACATCACCTTTTTTCGCGACGACTTCCGCATGACCGACACGCCCCTCACCCCACACCCCAACGAAATTGATTTTCTCGTAGGAGGAAAACGTGTGTTGCTGATTGACGACGTGCTCTACACCGGGCGCACCATCTCCGCGGCGCTGGCAGCCTTGCAGCACTATGGCCGACCAGACGCGGTGGAACTGCTCGTGCTCGTGGACAGACGCTTCAACCGGGAATTGCCCATTCAACCCGACTATTTCGGCATCGCCGTGGATGCGCTCGACGAGGCTTACATAAAAGTGCGTTGGCAAGAAACACACGGCGACGACGAGATTTTGCTTTTTGAAAACAAACCAAAATAG
- a CDS encoding oligopeptide transporter, OPT family, producing the protein MEQSNTPEFKPYIAPENTSVKEFTLRACVLGAVFGILFGAATVYLALKAGLTVSASIPIAVLAISLGRRFLKTTILENNIIQTAGSAGESVAAGVVFTLPAFLFLSDGIGKGFFNYWTILMLAIFGGILGVLMMIPLRRSLIVKEHANLPYPEGTACASVLIAGEKGGDYARTAYLGLGFAFLYALLQKVLHVIAEVPTWSTHIANKYLPAARVSGEITPEYLGVGYIIGPRIAGVLVAGGVLAWLGLIPLLATLVPPEVIAAQLAKLGLLDLSQPNARFGWDPVTRTMTDLSEAVYRAYVRQIGAGAVAGAGFITLIKTLPTIVSSFKESIGDLRNRDKTAAVSRTEDDLSLKVVGFGSLALVLLMAVLPNVPGENILSKLLIGVLVIIFGFFFVTVSSRIVGIIGSSNNPISGMTIATIMGTALVFIGVGWTGKFYEPMALVVGGMICIAAANAGATSQDLKTGYLVGATPRYQQLALFIGVVFSSLIIGFTVQYLDTPTAELRAQGIEHAIGEKFNAPQATLMATLIKGLLSFNLDWQFVLVGIFIAITMELCSVKSLSFAVGLYLPLATTLPIWIGGVLKGLTDWLAKRKGETVEDSELGKGSLFATGLVAGGALMGLVVALWQAKEASYETGQGWLPKVNLEENMVKVLGPGGYELLGVAFFATLAYLLVRAARKK; encoded by the coding sequence ATGGAACAATCCAACACACCTGAATTCAAGCCCTACATCGCCCCGGAGAATACTTCGGTCAAGGAATTCACCTTGCGAGCCTGCGTGCTGGGAGCCGTGTTCGGCATCCTGTTTGGCGCAGCCACGGTATATCTCGCCTTGAAGGCAGGGCTGACCGTTTCGGCTTCCATCCCTATCGCCGTGCTCGCCATTTCGCTGGGCCGACGGTTTCTGAAAACCACCATTCTGGAAAACAACATCATTCAGACCGCCGGCTCTGCGGGCGAATCGGTCGCGGCGGGGGTGGTCTTCACACTGCCCGCGTTTTTGTTTCTCAGCGACGGCATCGGCAAGGGCTTTTTCAACTACTGGACGATTCTGATGCTCGCCATATTCGGGGGCATACTGGGTGTCTTGATGATGATTCCGCTGCGGCGCTCGCTCATCGTGAAAGAACACGCCAACCTCCCCTACCCCGAAGGCACGGCCTGCGCCAGCGTGCTCATAGCGGGCGAAAAAGGGGGAGACTATGCCCGAACGGCCTACCTCGGCTTGGGCTTTGCTTTCTTGTATGCCTTGCTGCAAAAAGTGCTGCACGTCATCGCGGAAGTGCCGACGTGGAGCACCCACATTGCCAACAAATACCTCCCAGCGGCACGGGTGAGCGGCGAAATCACGCCGGAATACCTCGGCGTAGGCTACATCATCGGCCCGCGCATCGCAGGCGTGTTGGTGGCGGGGGGCGTGTTGGCTTGGCTCGGCCTGATTCCCTTGCTGGCCACCCTCGTGCCACCCGAAGTAATCGCGGCTCAGCTCGCCAAACTCGGCCTGCTTGACCTCTCGCAACCCAACGCCCGATTCGGCTGGGACCCTGTCACCCGCACCATGACCGACCTTTCGGAAGCTGTTTACCGCGCCTATGTCCGCCAAATCGGTGCCGGCGCGGTGGCCGGGGCGGGGTTTATCACGCTCATCAAAACCCTGCCCACCATCGTCTCCTCTTTCAAAGAAAGCATCGGCGATTTGCGCAATCGCGACAAGACTGCCGCCGTCTCGCGCACGGAGGACGACCTATCGCTCAAAGTGGTCGGTTTTGGCAGCCTCGCCTTGGTGTTGCTGATGGCGGTGCTGCCCAATGTGCCGGGCGAAAACATCCTGAGTAAACTCCTCATCGGGGTGCTGGTCATCATTTTTGGATTTTTCTTCGTCACCGTTTCCAGCCGCATCGTGGGCATCATTGGCAGCAGCAACAACCCCATCTCCGGCATGACCATCGCCACCATCATGGGCACTGCCCTCGTGTTCATCGGCGTGGGCTGGACGGGCAAATTCTACGAGCCAATGGCGCTCGTGGTCGGTGGCATGATTTGCATAGCCGCTGCCAACGCAGGAGCCACGTCGCAGGACTTGAAAACAGGCTACCTCGTGGGCGCCACGCCGCGCTATCAGCAGTTGGCGCTCTTCATTGGGGTTGTTTTTTCATCGCTCATCATCGGTTTCACGGTACAATATCTCGACACGCCGACCGCCGAGCTCCGCGCACAAGGCATCGAACACGCCATCGGTGAAAAATTCAACGCGCCACAGGCCACCCTGATGGCGACGCTCATCAAAGGCTTGCTCTCCTTCAACCTCGATTGGCAATTCGTGCTGGTCGGCATCTTCATTGCCATCACCATGGAACTGTGCAGCGTGAAATCGCTCTCCTTTGCAGTCGGGCTGTATCTGCCGCTCGCCACCACGCTGCCTATATGGATTGGTGGCGTGCTGAAAGGGCTGACGGACTGGCTCGCCAAACGCAAGGGCGAGACGGTGGAAGACTCCGAATTGGGCAAGGGCAGTCTTTTTGCCACAGGCTTGGTGGCTGGCGGCGCGCTCATGGGATTGGTCGTGGCGCTCTGGCAGGCCAAAGAGGCATCCTACGAAACCGGGCAAGGCTGGCTGCCCAAAGTCAACTTGGAGGAAAACATGGTCAAAGTCTTGGGGCCGGGCGGGTACGAGTTGCTCGGCGTGGCATTTTTTGCCACATTGGCCTACCTCCTCGTGCGGGCAGCACGCAAGAAGTAA
- a CDS encoding AarF/ABC1/UbiB kinase family protein, whose product MPPTQIYSGPRRVRKAYWTAAVVMLSYFWLSLRSKFFGQAYYEKHILALHLRNAERVKTAILALNGLFIKIGQLLSILSNFLPEEFQKPLAALQDKIPPRPFDQVRERIERELGQPPEALFARFDEMPLAAASIGQAHRAQLHDGTEVVVKVQHADIEEIARIDLEIMRRLTAFISFFFHIKGMGFLYTQVRKMIEEELDFASEACYMTQIAANLPASERVFVPEVHPAFSTTRVLTTTFYEGVKISELGQLDAWKTDRRDLAVRLLRVYCKMLLQDGIYHADPHPGNILVQKDGTIVLLDFGATGELSPAMREGIPQLIEAAVKKDTSGMVDAFRTMGFLAEGREATLMAEQMISAMQHFLQNEVQLDGLNFKDIKIKPFDNSLFRLIQDIGLGGISGTVQVPKDWVLLNRMLTLLLGLCNTLDPKLNPLDVVRPYAKDFVLGQRGDFVTLIRKYLQGSIVNALSLPDELRHVLQKARQGKIETLNPDVRDSARLLYLVIQQVLFAILGVVAGAYGWWLRQQGDHGSATYTFVAAGLCAFLMLLGMQKGERLWRRMQR is encoded by the coding sequence ATGCCACCCACCCAAATCTACTCCGGCCCCCGCCGGGTCCGCAAAGCCTACTGGACGGCAGCGGTCGTCATGCTCAGTTACTTCTGGCTGAGCCTGCGGAGCAAATTTTTCGGCCAAGCGTACTATGAAAAACATATCCTCGCGCTGCACCTCCGCAACGCCGAACGGGTGAAAACCGCCATTCTCGCCCTGAACGGGCTGTTCATCAAAATCGGCCAGTTATTGTCCATTTTGAGCAATTTTTTGCCCGAAGAATTTCAAAAACCGCTGGCAGCGTTGCAGGACAAAATCCCGCCCCGCCCCTTCGACCAAGTCCGCGAGCGCATCGAGCGAGAGCTCGGCCAGCCGCCGGAAGCCTTATTCGCCCGCTTCGACGAGATGCCTTTGGCCGCCGCCTCCATCGGTCAGGCGCATCGCGCCCAACTCCACGACGGCACCGAGGTGGTGGTGAAAGTGCAGCACGCCGACATCGAGGAAATCGCCCGCATTGACCTCGAAATCATGCGGCGGCTCACGGCGTTCATCTCCTTTTTCTTCCACATCAAGGGCATGGGCTTCCTGTACACGCAGGTGCGCAAGATGATAGAGGAAGAACTCGATTTTGCCAGCGAAGCCTGCTACATGACCCAAATCGCGGCGAACCTCCCCGCCAGCGAACGGGTTTTTGTGCCGGAAGTCCACCCGGCCTTTTCCACCACGCGGGTGCTGACGACGACTTTTTACGAAGGGGTGAAAATCTCCGAACTCGGCCAGTTGGATGCATGGAAAACTGACCGCCGCGACCTGGCTGTCAGGCTGTTGCGCGTTTATTGCAAAATGCTGCTTCAAGACGGCATCTACCACGCCGACCCGCACCCGGGCAATATCTTGGTGCAAAAAGATGGGACAATCGTGCTGCTGGACTTTGGTGCCACAGGCGAACTCAGCCCCGCCATGCGGGAAGGCATCCCCCAACTCATAGAGGCGGCGGTGAAAAAAGACACCTCCGGCATGGTGGATGCCTTTCGCACCATGGGCTTCCTCGCCGAAGGGCGGGAGGCCACCTTGATGGCCGAGCAAATGATATCCGCCATGCAGCATTTCCTGCAAAACGAGGTCCAACTTGACGGGCTTAACTTCAAGGACATCAAAATCAAACCCTTCGACAACAGCCTTTTTCGCCTCATACAGGACATTGGCCTTGGCGGCATCTCCGGCACTGTGCAGGTGCCGAAAGACTGGGTGCTGCTCAACCGGATGCTCACGCTCTTGCTCGGCCTTTGCAACACGCTCGACCCCAAACTCAACCCGCTCGACGTGGTGCGCCCTTACGCGAAAGACTTTGTGCTCGGTCAGCGCGGCGATTTCGTGACCCTCATCCGCAAATACCTGCAAGGCTCCATCGTCAATGCACTGTCGCTGCCCGACGAGTTGCGCCATGTATTGCAAAAAGCCCGGCAGGGGAAAATAGAGACGCTCAACCCTGACGTGCGCGACAGTGCGCGACTGCTGTATCTGGTGATTCAGCAGGTGTTGTTTGCCATCTTGGGTGTGGTTGCCGGGGCTTATGGCTGGTGGTTGAGGCAGCAAGGCGACCACGGCTCTGCCACCTATACTTTTGTTGCAGCAGGCTTGTGCGCGTTTTTGATGCTGCTCGGAATGCAGAAAGGAGAGCGGTTGTGGCGGCGCATGCAGCGGTGA